AAATACGCCGAAATCACCAACAAATGGAAATGAACCGAAGACATCAATAAATGTACCGATAGCACCAACGAAAAATGATGTGCCAAAAGAGGTAGCGCCTACAAAAGTAGTATCTCAACAAACATTACCTCATACTGGCGATTCAACTTCTGAGAATATTGTTTTAGTAGCATCTGGACTACTACTTTGTCTTTATGCATTCCGTAAAAAACGTTAAAAAAGTCATGAAAAATCACTTCCAGAAATGGGAAGTGATTTTTTCTTATATATTTGAATGTAGATTTTACTTTTGTTTTTGGATCGCCTGTCGTGCCAATTGATCGGCTTTTTTATTAGAAGTGCTCGGAATCCACTGAATGAAGCACAGTTCTAGGGAGTCAATCAAATCAAGAATAACATCTAAATGTGGTTTGAACAAAGGGTTTTTCGCATAGCGCTTTTCGATAGCTTCTACGGCAACGCGTGAATCGGAATAGAGTCTAACAAGGATGGGTTTGTAGGTGACCGCTTTTGTGAGGGCGGTTTTAATCGCTATGAATTCAGCTTCGTGGTTACTTAAAATGCCAAGTGGGAGGCTGATTTGTTCGTAAATGCCATCTGCGATAATCACAATGCCGATACCGCTTAGCCCTGGATTCCCTGCGCTAGAGCCATCTGCGTATATTTCCAAATCTAAGAGACCTCCTTTATGTAAATTTTTACACTTTCTGAACGTTTGTTGCTTGTGGTCCTCGGTTGCCTTCTGTTATTTCAAATGTGACTTGTTGACCTTCATCGAGTGATTTGTAACCGTCACCCTGGATGGCTGTAAAGTGAATAAAGATATTCTGACCATCTTCTGCTTCTAGAAAACCGTAGCCTTTTTCGTTGCTGAACCATTTTACTTGTGCTTGTTGCATGAATGAGTTCCTCCTCGTTTTGGTCAGGTGGCTAGCTAAAATAAACTAGGATAGACCTTTTTCGTATAGTGGGGCAAGAAGATGCATAGAATAGATACATTAATAATAAACCGCGGAGGCTTCTTTCGTCAAGTTAGTATAAAGCGGTTACATTAATTCGGCATTTTTGAAAAAAGCAACCCTTTGGAGAGGCGAATTCTGGCATGGTGTGGTAGAATGAAGAGGTGAAAGAAATCAAGGTTGGAGGAAAACAGAAATGCCAACACCAAGCATGGAAGACTATATCGAGAAAATCTATTCATTGATTGAATCAAAAGGTTACGCTCGAGTATCAGATATCGCGGAGGAACTACTTGTACATCCGTCCTCTGTTACAAAAATGGTTCAGAAACTAGATAAAGATGAATATCTGGTGTATGAGAAATATCGCGGTCTCATTTTAACGCCAAAAGGAAAGACAATTGGGAAGAGCTTGGTAGAACGCCATGCTTTACTTGAGAATTTTCTTGGTATTATCGGTGTGGAAGAAGCGCGTATTTATGAAGATGTAGAAGGAATTGAGCATCATTTGAGTTGGAACTCGATCAACCGAATTGGCGATGTTGTCCAGTTTTTTGAAGAGAATCCAGATGCCCTTGCTAAACTTCAAGGGATGCAGCACGTGTCGCGGTATCCAGAAGATTAATTTTTTTTGAAAAGATTTCCTGTTAGTGCTAATGGCTTTTACGCGCAATTTTTGTAGAAGGCTCAAGATAAGTACTAAGCCGGTTTATTTCCGGTGCAACAAAAAGAAAGCCGTTACATTGCGTGCTGACGAATACTTAGATCCTAGGAAAAGTTGAGCACTGGAGCGGAGTATACTTGTGTATATGAGCACCAGCGCGCAGATTTTAACGACGGAGATGAGTGTTTGTCGGTGCGCAAGGCATTAATAGGAATTTTTTATATCTACATATTGAGAGGGGAATTTAAATGGCAAACAAAGTAAAGTCTGACATTGAAATCGCATCTGTAGCAGAAATCAAACCAATCACGGAGGTTGCTGAGGCAATTGGATTAAGCGTGGATGAATTGGAGTTATTCGGTAAGTACAAGGCTAAATTGAGCTATGAAACGATCCGTTCGCTAGAAGGTAAGGAGAATGGAAAACTTGTTCTTGTAACAGCAATCAATCCGACACCAGCTGGTGAAGGTAAGTCTACCGTTACAGTTGGACTTGGAGACGCGCTCTCAAAAAAAGGTAAGCAGACAATGATCGCGCTTCGTGAACCATCGCTTGGCCCTACAATGGGAATTAAAGGCGGTGCGACGGGTGGCGGATATGCACAGGTTATTCCGATGGAAGATATTAACTTGCATTTTACTGGTGATTTCCATGCGATTACGGCGGCAAACAATGCGCTATCGGCTTTCATTGATAATCATATGCAGCAAGGAAATGAATTGCGTATTGACCAACGTAGAATTGTTTGGAAACGTGTCGTTGATTTGAATGACCGTGCGTTGCGTAAAGTGATTGTTGGTCTGGGGGGGCCGATTCAAGGTGTGCCGCGTGAGGACGGATTTGATATTACTGTTGCTTCCGAAATCATGGCCATTATTTGCTTGGCGAGTGACCTGAAAGATTTGAAACATCGCTTGAGTGAAATCGTTATTGGCTATAATTATGAACGTGAGCCAGTAACAGTTGGTGAAATGGGTTATGAAGGTGCGCTTACATTGCTTTTAAAAGAAGCTTTGAAACCAAACTTAGTACAGACGCTAGAACATACACCAGCGATCGTACATGGTGGTCCTTTTGCGAATATCGCGCATGGTTGTAATAGTATTTCAGCTACAAAAACAGCGCTGAAACTTGGCGATTATGTGGTGACAGAAGCTGGATTTGGTGCGGATCTTGGTGCGGAGAAATTCCTTGATATTAAGGTTCCGGCGCTTGGAAAAGCTCCTGATTGTGTCGTGATTGTAGCGACGATTCGTGCGCTTAAGATGCATGGTGGTGTGGCGAAAACGGAACTTGGTGCGGAGAAT
The sequence above is drawn from the Listeria weihenstephanensis genome and encodes:
- a CDS encoding ribonuclease HI family protein codes for the protein MEIYADGSSAGNPGLSGIGIVIIADGIYEQISLPLGILSNHEAEFIAIKTALTKAVTYKPILVRLYSDSRVAVEAIEKRYAKNPLFKPHLDVILDLIDSLELCFIQWIPSTSNKKADQLARQAIQKQK
- a CDS encoding cold-shock protein, coding for MQQAQVKWFSNEKGYGFLEAEDGQNIFIHFTAIQGDGYKSLDEGQQVTFEITEGNRGPQATNVQKV
- the mntR gene encoding transcriptional regulator MntR, with protein sequence MPTPSMEDYIEKIYSLIESKGYARVSDIAEELLVHPSSVTKMVQKLDKDEYLVYEKYRGLILTPKGKTIGKSLVERHALLENFLGIIGVEEARIYEDVEGIEHHLSWNSINRIGDVVQFFEENPDALAKLQGMQHVSRYPED
- a CDS encoding formate--tetrahydrofolate ligase, which translates into the protein MANKVKSDIEIASVAEIKPITEVAEAIGLSVDELELFGKYKAKLSYETIRSLEGKENGKLVLVTAINPTPAGEGKSTVTVGLGDALSKKGKQTMIALREPSLGPTMGIKGGATGGGYAQVIPMEDINLHFTGDFHAITAANNALSAFIDNHMQQGNELRIDQRRIVWKRVVDLNDRALRKVIVGLGGPIQGVPREDGFDITVASEIMAIICLASDLKDLKHRLSEIVIGYNYEREPVTVGEMGYEGALTLLLKEALKPNLVQTLEHTPAIVHGGPFANIAHGCNSISATKTALKLGDYVVTEAGFGADLGAEKFLDIKVPALGKAPDCVVIVATIRALKMHGGVAKTELGAENVKALIKGFANLQKHVDTVQQFGLPYVIAINKFITDSDAEVAQLEALCKEYNIPFSLTEVWEKGGNGGLELAEKVIEAVESGKANYTRMYDDADSMEEKLEAIVTKVYGGLGVELSSKAQKQITEFKKYGWDRYPICMAKTQYSLTDDPTMLGRPTDFVIHIREFIPKLGAGFVVALTGDVMTMPGLPKKPAALNMDVDEKGNAVGLF